A genomic region of Maniola hyperantus chromosome 5, iAphHyp1.2, whole genome shotgun sequence contains the following coding sequences:
- the LOC117982528 gene encoding uncharacterized protein, which produces MELISLIKGQQELFEQLRKAERNLRKANQEMRSKYSYLTARMEALDKLEDAFSQNHLEIVAKATSEQTLQLPYFKDDLQDNFQEFFLQYKSLLKEYIAFINPTTMTTKATTSTSAVTNVNSLEVKLPRIELPKFSGKYTEWQSFFDMFVSLIHENSTLAPVQKLHYLKSNLSGEPEMLLRNFPTTDANYTEAWEQLTKRYNNERYNCNSIMKTLFGQKTVQNESASALKLLLDTTTSCLKALNNLNIKTDQWDAIILHLVVTKLDHESHRQWEQEVSKTSDELPTWSQLEAFLETRFRSLEMIDSKHTSTTKPTQRKNIQQEVNTKAFHSAVEEKVSTTEQTCAMCDGSHFIYYCAEFKTLPVIERQKLVETKKLCFNCMAPTHPVIRCHQRTSCRRCGRKHHTLLHFEKEDKQAFDTARPTEKQAEQSTSDETTVVANFSRGELRTYHVLLATAIVKTAPTTGSHALRALIDQGSQASFVSEDTVQLLGLKRTNVNGKVFSLGDGQLSIKHAVSIKVESRYEPGKNITVNAYVIKSLTSLLPSHEVHIPDWLELKNLSLADPGFASPGRVDVLLGADVYGEIMLSGIKKSPYGNLIAQNTIFGWIVSGKVSPDLHSETITSLHVQVEEDKLLRNREIENEINTTERKTTREEKLYEEKHEKTTIREREDGNVILSLPFKTTELQCQYGKSCDIDTRKEYLLERNLRNNTTLANEHNMLENHEHWKIETGWVFKREIDNIEDAHKDDRVKIPTDELYQTVQHYTNQDQKHNYSEDILSLEIKDCVTKQSALSILRPLFKENGTLRVGKCQSEGEESYDVNNTNISSAKGHLSQLTILSTHTNTPNDGPQKGTSFKRYKYWTSRVRKKEAGVRGGNVQARRVVGDCTLGRA; this is translated from the coding sequence ATGGAGTTAATAAGCCTAATAAAAGGTCAACAAGAATTGTTTGAGCAGTTGAGAAAGGCTGAGCGCAACCTTAGGAAAGCCAACCAAGAGATGCGGTCAAAATATAGTTATTTGACTGCTAGAATGGAAGCGTTGGATAAATTAGAAGATGCATTTAGTCAAAATCACTTGGAAATTGTTGCAAAAGCTACATCAGAGCAGACACTACAGTTACCATATTTTAAGGATGATTTGCAGGAcaattttcaggaatttttctTACAATATAAATCTCTTCTAAAGGAGTATATTGCATTTATAAATCCAACCACCATGACTACAAAGGCAACTACGAGCACGAGTGCAGTGACAAATGTAAACAGCTTAGAAGTTAAATTGCCTAGAATTGAACTTCCTAAATTCTCTGGCAAATATACCGAGTGGCAATCCTTTTTTGACATGTTTGTCTCACTTATACACGAGAATAGCACACTTGCGCCAGTACAAAAATTACACTACttaaaatcaaacttatcagGAGAACCAGAAATGTTATTGAGAAATTTTCCTACAACAGATGCTAATTACACGGAAGCCTGGGAACAATTAACTAAACGCTACAACAATGAGAGATATAACTGTAATTCAATTATGAAGACTTTATTTGGACAGAAAACTGTACAGAATGAATCTGCAAGTGCCCTTAAACTTTTACTAGATACTACAACTTCTTGTTTGAAAGCACTAAATAATCTTAACATTAAGACAGATCAGTGGGATGCTATAATTCTTCATTTAGTAGTTACAAAATTGGATCATGAGTCTCATCGACAATGGGAACAAGAAGTAAGTAAGACATCAGACGAGCTACCTACATGGTCACAGTTAGAAGCATTTTTAGAAACGAGATTCAGAAGTTTGGAAATGATTGATAGTAAACATACGAGCACTACAAAACCAACACAAAGGAAGAACATACAGCAAGAAGTAAATACTAAGGCATTTCATTCTGCAGTCGAAGAGAAAGTGAGCACTACTGAGCAGACCTGCGCGATGTGTGATGgttcacatttcatttattactGTGCTGAATTCAAAACGTTACCTGTGATTGAGAGACAGAAGTTAGTAGAAACGAAGAAGCTATGCTTCAACTGCATGGCGCCTACACATCCTGTAATTAGGTGCCACCAGAGAACTTCTTGTCGCCGGTGCGGCCGAAAGCACCATACACTGCTCCATTTTGAGAAAGAGGATAAGCAAGCGTTTGATACTGCGAGACCAACTGAGAAACAGGCAGAACAATCTACTAGTGATGAGACAACGGTGGTAGCTAATTTTTCTAGAGGTGAATTGAGGACTTATCATGTGTTGTTAGCTACTGCTATTGTGAAAACTGCGCCTACAACTGGGTCGCATGCTCTtagagcgttgatagatcagggcTCTCAAGCCTCTTTTGTTAGTGAAGATACTGTGCAATTACTAGGTCTTAAGCGTACTAATGTGAATGGTAAGGTGTTTAGTTTGGGAGATGGTCAGCTGAGTATTAAACATGCAGTTAGTATTAAAGTCGAATCGCGTTATGAACCTGgaaaaaatataactgttaatGCTTACGTTATAAAATCACTTACCTCTTTGTTACCGTCGCATGAAGTACATATCCCCGATTGGCTGGAGCTGAAAAACTTATCTCTCGCTGATCCTGGATTCGCGTCGCCTGGAAGAGTTGATGTACTACTTGGTGCTGACGTATATGGAGAAATAATGCTGAGTGGTATTAAGAAGAGCCCGTATGgaaatcttatagcacaaaacaCTATATTTGGCTGGATTGTGTCTGGAAAAGTGTCACCAGATTTACATAGTGAAACCATTACTAGTTTACATGTTCAGGTAGAGGAAGACAAGTTACTTAGAAATAGGGAAATAGAGAACGAGATTAACACTACTGAGAGAAAAACAACTAGAGAAGAGAAACTTTATGAAGAGAAACACGAGAAAACTACAATACGAGAACGAGAAGATGGAAACGTCATATTGAGTTTACCGTTTAAAACTACTGAGCTGCAATGTCAATATGGAAAATCATGTGACATTGATACGAGAAAAGAATATTTGTTAGAGAGAAATCTGAGAAATAATACTACACTCGCTAACGAACATAACATGTTGGAGAATCACGAACATTGGAAGATTGAAACTGGTTGGGTATTCAAACGAGAGATTGATAACATAGAAGACGCACACAAAGATGATAGAGTGAAAATTCCTACTGACGAGTTGTATCAAACCGTACAGCATTACACTAATCAAGATCAAAAACACAATTACAGTGAGGACATACTTTCATTGGAGATCAAAGATTGTGTTACAAAACAGAGCGCTTTATCTATTCTTCGTCCCCTTTTTAAAGAAAATGGAACTTTAAGAGTTGGTAAATGTCAGAGTGAAGGTGAAGAAAGCTACGATgtaaataatacaaatatttcTTCAGCTAAGGGTCATCTTAGCCAGCTAACCATTCTTAGTACTCACACAAATACACCAAATGATGGTCCTCAAAAAGGAACGAGTTTCAAGAGATACAAATACTGGACATCGAGAGTACGTAAGAAAGAAGCAGGTGTTCGAGGAGGTAACGTTCAGGCGAGAAGAGTCGTCGGGGATTGTACATTAGGGCGTGCTTAA